The following are from one region of the Dreissena polymorpha isolate Duluth1 chromosome 2, UMN_Dpol_1.0, whole genome shotgun sequence genome:
- the LOC127868367 gene encoding uncharacterized protein LOC127868367 isoform X4 — protein MFVPHIPSVLQMTRSAPPERTHAHTKHAYNAGERHSTTARAHRIKSAKYSNNSANAISVEDIYKSAERERLHYSVASRRQNLAHAQSKTQFFRHENNTASPRPHTSGSRHMPSPRKRDTNTPMSAWSEPVMSRPSSIIPHPELRDLLENDDADADTEDTFTMSHHTPLTVTFSPVGRDCCEIIGPQLCYECRKNRIREVSRQRSDVFFPMLEPTEENLTTAAIVRKYLPGMSEAEIETKLARGEIARPSMFRKQAKQIEFSDEESEPKPKITNKKVTIVEHGKDRTDGQTNNFKKKVNELFFTNIRDLNYKIVRGDVARNVGFSEAARAIIKPKDKQEGKSIYPAFVSPRKVTMVQKTHYKTYFEPPLIAKDKQSVEPAFFAGSAGEYKLPDKLPDELVFVDKEGNEVKASSSSGFTNKQAASSEGPIVKKHGSGNDSNDISDKVSNVSSSSGLTRKTDDKLEVLTDLKEEEEEEEEQEEEEENPRFLSTGESVMETVGEIQEASED, from the exons ATGTTTGTACCGCATATACCGTCTGTTCTACAG ATGACGCGCTCCGCCCCACCGGAgcgcacgcacgcgcacacaaaGCACGCTTACAATGCCGGTGAACGACATAGCACCACCGCACGTGCACATAGGATCAAGTCGGCCAAATATTCTAATAACAGCGCCAATGCCATCAGCGTCGAGGACATCTACAAGTCTGCCGAACGGGAGCGCCTCCACTACAGCGTCGCCAGCAGACGACAAAACCTCGCGCATGCGCAGAGTAAGACGCAGTTCTTCCGGCACGAGAACAATACTGCGAGTCCCCGTCCGCACACAAGCGGGAGCCGCCACATGCCGTCGCCGCGGAAACGCGACACGAACACGCCCATGAGCGCCTGGAGCGAGCCGGTCATGTCCCGACCTAGCTCCATAATACCGCACCCTG AACTCCGTGACCTGCTAGAGAACgacgacgccgacgccgacaccgagGACACCTTCACGATGTCTCACCACACTCCTCTGACCGTCACCTTCTCGCCGGTGGGGAGGGACTGCTGCGAAATCATAG ggccacaactctgcTACGAGTGCCGTAAGAATCGAATAAGGGAGGTAAGCCGCCAGAGGTCGGACGTCTTCTTTCCAATGCTCGAGCCCACCGAGGAAAACCTTACGACAGCGGCGATTGTACGCAAATACCTGCCGGGGATGTCCGAAGCCGAGATAGAAACGAAACTTGCAAGAGGCGAGATAGCGAGACCGTCCATGTTTCGAAAGCAGGCCAAACAAATAGAATTCTCAGACGAAGAAAGTGAACCGAAGCCCAAGATCACCAATAAAAAGGTTACCATCGTGGAACATGGCAAAGACAGAACGGACgggcaaacaaacaattttaaaaagaaaGTGAACGAGTTATTTTTTACGAATATTCGAGATCTTAACTATAAAATAGTCCGAGGCGACGTTGCAAGAAACGTTGGCTTTTCCGAAGCCGCCCGGGCAATTATTAAACCAAAAGATAAACAAGAGGGAAAATCTATATACCCTGCGTTCGTTAGCCCAAGGAAAGTGACCATGGTCCAGAAGACGCATTACAAAACCTACTTCGAACCTCCTCTCATTGCGAAGGATAAACAATCTGTGGAACCAGCCTTTTTTGCGGGTTCGGCTGGTGAGTACAAACTTCCGGACAAGCTTCCAGATGAGCTAGTATTTGTAGACAAAGAAGGGAATGAGGTTAAAGCAAGCAGCTCGAGTGGTTTTACAAACAAACAGGCTGCATCGTCCGAAGGTCCAATCGTAAAGAAACATGGTTCTGGAAACGATTCAAATGACATTTCTGATAAGGTTAGCAACGTCAGCAGCAGTTCTGGACTGACACGTAAAACTGACGACAAGCTCGAAGTGTTGACTGATTTaaaggaagaggaggaggaggaagaagagcAAGAGGAAGAAGAAGAGAATCCACGTTTCCTGAGTACCGGTGAAAGTGTAATGGAAACTGTAGGTGAAATTCAAGAGGCAAGCGAAGATTAA
- the LOC127868367 gene encoding uncharacterized protein LOC127868367 isoform X2 yields MIAIHEFSSYVKIGHLSGYLQMTRSAPPERTHAHTKHAYNAGERHSTTARAHRIKSAKYSNNSANAISVEDIYKSAERERLHYSVASRRQNLAHAQSKTQFFRHENNTASPRPHTSGSRHMPSPRKRDTNTPMSAWSEPVMSRPSSIIPHPELRDLLENDDADADTEDTFTMSHHTPLTVTFSPVGRDCCEIIGPQLCYECRKNRIREVSRQRSDVFFPMLEPTEENLTTAAIVRKYLPGMSEAEIETKLARGEIARPSMFRKQAKQIEFSDEESEPKPKITNKKVTIVEHGKDRTDGQTNNFKKKVNELFFTNIRDLNYKIVRGDVARNVGFSEAARAIIKPKDKQEGKSIYPAFVSPRKVTMVQKTHYKTYFEPPLIAKDKQSVEPAFFAGSAGEYKLPDKLPDELVFVDKEGNEVKASSSSGFTNKQAASSEGPIVKKHGSGNDSNDISDKVSNVSSSSGLTRKTDDKLEVLTDLKEEEEEEEEQEEEEENPRFLSTGESVMETVGEIQEASED; encoded by the exons ATGATTGCGATTCATGAATTTAGTTCGTATGTGAAGATTGGACATTTATCAGGTTATTTACAG ATGACGCGCTCCGCCCCACCGGAgcgcacgcacgcgcacacaaaGCACGCTTACAATGCCGGTGAACGACATAGCACCACCGCACGTGCACATAGGATCAAGTCGGCCAAATATTCTAATAACAGCGCCAATGCCATCAGCGTCGAGGACATCTACAAGTCTGCCGAACGGGAGCGCCTCCACTACAGCGTCGCCAGCAGACGACAAAACCTCGCGCATGCGCAGAGTAAGACGCAGTTCTTCCGGCACGAGAACAATACTGCGAGTCCCCGTCCGCACACAAGCGGGAGCCGCCACATGCCGTCGCCGCGGAAACGCGACACGAACACGCCCATGAGCGCCTGGAGCGAGCCGGTCATGTCCCGACCTAGCTCCATAATACCGCACCCTG AACTCCGTGACCTGCTAGAGAACgacgacgccgacgccgacaccgagGACACCTTCACGATGTCTCACCACACTCCTCTGACCGTCACCTTCTCGCCGGTGGGGAGGGACTGCTGCGAAATCATAG ggccacaactctgcTACGAGTGCCGTAAGAATCGAATAAGGGAGGTAAGCCGCCAGAGGTCGGACGTCTTCTTTCCAATGCTCGAGCCCACCGAGGAAAACCTTACGACAGCGGCGATTGTACGCAAATACCTGCCGGGGATGTCCGAAGCCGAGATAGAAACGAAACTTGCAAGAGGCGAGATAGCGAGACCGTCCATGTTTCGAAAGCAGGCCAAACAAATAGAATTCTCAGACGAAGAAAGTGAACCGAAGCCCAAGATCACCAATAAAAAGGTTACCATCGTGGAACATGGCAAAGACAGAACGGACgggcaaacaaacaattttaaaaagaaaGTGAACGAGTTATTTTTTACGAATATTCGAGATCTTAACTATAAAATAGTCCGAGGCGACGTTGCAAGAAACGTTGGCTTTTCCGAAGCCGCCCGGGCAATTATTAAACCAAAAGATAAACAAGAGGGAAAATCTATATACCCTGCGTTCGTTAGCCCAAGGAAAGTGACCATGGTCCAGAAGACGCATTACAAAACCTACTTCGAACCTCCTCTCATTGCGAAGGATAAACAATCTGTGGAACCAGCCTTTTTTGCGGGTTCGGCTGGTGAGTACAAACTTCCGGACAAGCTTCCAGATGAGCTAGTATTTGTAGACAAAGAAGGGAATGAGGTTAAAGCAAGCAGCTCGAGTGGTTTTACAAACAAACAGGCTGCATCGTCCGAAGGTCCAATCGTAAAGAAACATGGTTCTGGAAACGATTCAAATGACATTTCTGATAAGGTTAGCAACGTCAGCAGCAGTTCTGGACTGACACGTAAAACTGACGACAAGCTCGAAGTGTTGACTGATTTaaaggaagaggaggaggaggaagaagagcAAGAGGAAGAAGAAGAGAATCCACGTTTCCTGAGTACCGGTGAAAGTGTAATGGAAACTGTAGGTGAAATTCAAGAGGCAAGCGAAGATTAA
- the LOC127868367 gene encoding uncharacterized protein LOC127868367 isoform X1, with translation MLLVEYPTSFIVIGKRPPSSVRTPSRGSNHSENARSALAKHRRQMTRSAPPERTHAHTKHAYNAGERHSTTARAHRIKSAKYSNNSANAISVEDIYKSAERERLHYSVASRRQNLAHAQSKTQFFRHENNTASPRPHTSGSRHMPSPRKRDTNTPMSAWSEPVMSRPSSIIPHPELRDLLENDDADADTEDTFTMSHHTPLTVTFSPVGRDCCEIIGPQLCYECRKNRIREVSRQRSDVFFPMLEPTEENLTTAAIVRKYLPGMSEAEIETKLARGEIARPSMFRKQAKQIEFSDEESEPKPKITNKKVTIVEHGKDRTDGQTNNFKKKVNELFFTNIRDLNYKIVRGDVARNVGFSEAARAIIKPKDKQEGKSIYPAFVSPRKVTMVQKTHYKTYFEPPLIAKDKQSVEPAFFAGSAGEYKLPDKLPDELVFVDKEGNEVKASSSSGFTNKQAASSEGPIVKKHGSGNDSNDISDKVSNVSSSSGLTRKTDDKLEVLTDLKEEEEEEEEQEEEEENPRFLSTGESVMETVGEIQEASED, from the exons ATGCTTTTAGTGGAGTACCCGACGTCATTTATCGTCATCGGAAAGCGCCCGCCGTCGTCGGTGCGAACTCCTTCTCGGGGTTCCAACCACAGTGAAAATGCGCGGTCAGCATTAGCAAAACATAGGCGGCAG ATGACGCGCTCCGCCCCACCGGAgcgcacgcacgcgcacacaaaGCACGCTTACAATGCCGGTGAACGACATAGCACCACCGCACGTGCACATAGGATCAAGTCGGCCAAATATTCTAATAACAGCGCCAATGCCATCAGCGTCGAGGACATCTACAAGTCTGCCGAACGGGAGCGCCTCCACTACAGCGTCGCCAGCAGACGACAAAACCTCGCGCATGCGCAGAGTAAGACGCAGTTCTTCCGGCACGAGAACAATACTGCGAGTCCCCGTCCGCACACAAGCGGGAGCCGCCACATGCCGTCGCCGCGGAAACGCGACACGAACACGCCCATGAGCGCCTGGAGCGAGCCGGTCATGTCCCGACCTAGCTCCATAATACCGCACCCTG AACTCCGTGACCTGCTAGAGAACgacgacgccgacgccgacaccgagGACACCTTCACGATGTCTCACCACACTCCTCTGACCGTCACCTTCTCGCCGGTGGGGAGGGACTGCTGCGAAATCATAG ggccacaactctgcTACGAGTGCCGTAAGAATCGAATAAGGGAGGTAAGCCGCCAGAGGTCGGACGTCTTCTTTCCAATGCTCGAGCCCACCGAGGAAAACCTTACGACAGCGGCGATTGTACGCAAATACCTGCCGGGGATGTCCGAAGCCGAGATAGAAACGAAACTTGCAAGAGGCGAGATAGCGAGACCGTCCATGTTTCGAAAGCAGGCCAAACAAATAGAATTCTCAGACGAAGAAAGTGAACCGAAGCCCAAGATCACCAATAAAAAGGTTACCATCGTGGAACATGGCAAAGACAGAACGGACgggcaaacaaacaattttaaaaagaaaGTGAACGAGTTATTTTTTACGAATATTCGAGATCTTAACTATAAAATAGTCCGAGGCGACGTTGCAAGAAACGTTGGCTTTTCCGAAGCCGCCCGGGCAATTATTAAACCAAAAGATAAACAAGAGGGAAAATCTATATACCCTGCGTTCGTTAGCCCAAGGAAAGTGACCATGGTCCAGAAGACGCATTACAAAACCTACTTCGAACCTCCTCTCATTGCGAAGGATAAACAATCTGTGGAACCAGCCTTTTTTGCGGGTTCGGCTGGTGAGTACAAACTTCCGGACAAGCTTCCAGATGAGCTAGTATTTGTAGACAAAGAAGGGAATGAGGTTAAAGCAAGCAGCTCGAGTGGTTTTACAAACAAACAGGCTGCATCGTCCGAAGGTCCAATCGTAAAGAAACATGGTTCTGGAAACGATTCAAATGACATTTCTGATAAGGTTAGCAACGTCAGCAGCAGTTCTGGACTGACACGTAAAACTGACGACAAGCTCGAAGTGTTGACTGATTTaaaggaagaggaggaggaggaagaagagcAAGAGGAAGAAGAAGAGAATCCACGTTTCCTGAGTACCGGTGAAAGTGTAATGGAAACTGTAGGTGAAATTCAAGAGGCAAGCGAAGATTAA
- the LOC127868367 gene encoding uncharacterized protein LOC127868367 isoform X3 has protein sequence MGYQYPVVFGIDRKMTRSAPPERTHAHTKHAYNAGERHSTTARAHRIKSAKYSNNSANAISVEDIYKSAERERLHYSVASRRQNLAHAQSKTQFFRHENNTASPRPHTSGSRHMPSPRKRDTNTPMSAWSEPVMSRPSSIIPHPELRDLLENDDADADTEDTFTMSHHTPLTVTFSPVGRDCCEIIGPQLCYECRKNRIREVSRQRSDVFFPMLEPTEENLTTAAIVRKYLPGMSEAEIETKLARGEIARPSMFRKQAKQIEFSDEESEPKPKITNKKVTIVEHGKDRTDGQTNNFKKKVNELFFTNIRDLNYKIVRGDVARNVGFSEAARAIIKPKDKQEGKSIYPAFVSPRKVTMVQKTHYKTYFEPPLIAKDKQSVEPAFFAGSAGEYKLPDKLPDELVFVDKEGNEVKASSSSGFTNKQAASSEGPIVKKHGSGNDSNDISDKVSNVSSSSGLTRKTDDKLEVLTDLKEEEEEEEEQEEEEENPRFLSTGESVMETVGEIQEASED, from the exons ATGGGTTATCAATATCCAGTAGTGTTCGGAATTGATCGAAAG ATGACGCGCTCCGCCCCACCGGAgcgcacgcacgcgcacacaaaGCACGCTTACAATGCCGGTGAACGACATAGCACCACCGCACGTGCACATAGGATCAAGTCGGCCAAATATTCTAATAACAGCGCCAATGCCATCAGCGTCGAGGACATCTACAAGTCTGCCGAACGGGAGCGCCTCCACTACAGCGTCGCCAGCAGACGACAAAACCTCGCGCATGCGCAGAGTAAGACGCAGTTCTTCCGGCACGAGAACAATACTGCGAGTCCCCGTCCGCACACAAGCGGGAGCCGCCACATGCCGTCGCCGCGGAAACGCGACACGAACACGCCCATGAGCGCCTGGAGCGAGCCGGTCATGTCCCGACCTAGCTCCATAATACCGCACCCTG AACTCCGTGACCTGCTAGAGAACgacgacgccgacgccgacaccgagGACACCTTCACGATGTCTCACCACACTCCTCTGACCGTCACCTTCTCGCCGGTGGGGAGGGACTGCTGCGAAATCATAG ggccacaactctgcTACGAGTGCCGTAAGAATCGAATAAGGGAGGTAAGCCGCCAGAGGTCGGACGTCTTCTTTCCAATGCTCGAGCCCACCGAGGAAAACCTTACGACAGCGGCGATTGTACGCAAATACCTGCCGGGGATGTCCGAAGCCGAGATAGAAACGAAACTTGCAAGAGGCGAGATAGCGAGACCGTCCATGTTTCGAAAGCAGGCCAAACAAATAGAATTCTCAGACGAAGAAAGTGAACCGAAGCCCAAGATCACCAATAAAAAGGTTACCATCGTGGAACATGGCAAAGACAGAACGGACgggcaaacaaacaattttaaaaagaaaGTGAACGAGTTATTTTTTACGAATATTCGAGATCTTAACTATAAAATAGTCCGAGGCGACGTTGCAAGAAACGTTGGCTTTTCCGAAGCCGCCCGGGCAATTATTAAACCAAAAGATAAACAAGAGGGAAAATCTATATACCCTGCGTTCGTTAGCCCAAGGAAAGTGACCATGGTCCAGAAGACGCATTACAAAACCTACTTCGAACCTCCTCTCATTGCGAAGGATAAACAATCTGTGGAACCAGCCTTTTTTGCGGGTTCGGCTGGTGAGTACAAACTTCCGGACAAGCTTCCAGATGAGCTAGTATTTGTAGACAAAGAAGGGAATGAGGTTAAAGCAAGCAGCTCGAGTGGTTTTACAAACAAACAGGCTGCATCGTCCGAAGGTCCAATCGTAAAGAAACATGGTTCTGGAAACGATTCAAATGACATTTCTGATAAGGTTAGCAACGTCAGCAGCAGTTCTGGACTGACACGTAAAACTGACGACAAGCTCGAAGTGTTGACTGATTTaaaggaagaggaggaggaggaagaagagcAAGAGGAAGAAGAAGAGAATCCACGTTTCCTGAGTACCGGTGAAAGTGTAATGGAAACTGTAGGTGAAATTCAAGAGGCAAGCGAAGATTAA
- the LOC127868367 gene encoding uncharacterized protein LOC127868367 isoform X5: MTRSAPPERTHAHTKHAYNAGERHSTTARAHRIKSAKYSNNSANAISVEDIYKSAERERLHYSVASRRQNLAHAQSKTQFFRHENNTASPRPHTSGSRHMPSPRKRDTNTPMSAWSEPVMSRPSSIIPHPELRDLLENDDADADTEDTFTMSHHTPLTVTFSPVGRDCCEIIGPQLCYECRKNRIREVSRQRSDVFFPMLEPTEENLTTAAIVRKYLPGMSEAEIETKLARGEIARPSMFRKQAKQIEFSDEESEPKPKITNKKVTIVEHGKDRTDGQTNNFKKKVNELFFTNIRDLNYKIVRGDVARNVGFSEAARAIIKPKDKQEGKSIYPAFVSPRKVTMVQKTHYKTYFEPPLIAKDKQSVEPAFFAGSAGEYKLPDKLPDELVFVDKEGNEVKASSSSGFTNKQAASSEGPIVKKHGSGNDSNDISDKVSNVSSSSGLTRKTDDKLEVLTDLKEEEEEEEEQEEEEENPRFLSTGESVMETVGEIQEASED; this comes from the exons ATGACGCGCTCCGCCCCACCGGAgcgcacgcacgcgcacacaaaGCACGCTTACAATGCCGGTGAACGACATAGCACCACCGCACGTGCACATAGGATCAAGTCGGCCAAATATTCTAATAACAGCGCCAATGCCATCAGCGTCGAGGACATCTACAAGTCTGCCGAACGGGAGCGCCTCCACTACAGCGTCGCCAGCAGACGACAAAACCTCGCGCATGCGCAGAGTAAGACGCAGTTCTTCCGGCACGAGAACAATACTGCGAGTCCCCGTCCGCACACAAGCGGGAGCCGCCACATGCCGTCGCCGCGGAAACGCGACACGAACACGCCCATGAGCGCCTGGAGCGAGCCGGTCATGTCCCGACCTAGCTCCATAATACCGCACCCTG AACTCCGTGACCTGCTAGAGAACgacgacgccgacgccgacaccgagGACACCTTCACGATGTCTCACCACACTCCTCTGACCGTCACCTTCTCGCCGGTGGGGAGGGACTGCTGCGAAATCATAG ggccacaactctgcTACGAGTGCCGTAAGAATCGAATAAGGGAGGTAAGCCGCCAGAGGTCGGACGTCTTCTTTCCAATGCTCGAGCCCACCGAGGAAAACCTTACGACAGCGGCGATTGTACGCAAATACCTGCCGGGGATGTCCGAAGCCGAGATAGAAACGAAACTTGCAAGAGGCGAGATAGCGAGACCGTCCATGTTTCGAAAGCAGGCCAAACAAATAGAATTCTCAGACGAAGAAAGTGAACCGAAGCCCAAGATCACCAATAAAAAGGTTACCATCGTGGAACATGGCAAAGACAGAACGGACgggcaaacaaacaattttaaaaagaaaGTGAACGAGTTATTTTTTACGAATATTCGAGATCTTAACTATAAAATAGTCCGAGGCGACGTTGCAAGAAACGTTGGCTTTTCCGAAGCCGCCCGGGCAATTATTAAACCAAAAGATAAACAAGAGGGAAAATCTATATACCCTGCGTTCGTTAGCCCAAGGAAAGTGACCATGGTCCAGAAGACGCATTACAAAACCTACTTCGAACCTCCTCTCATTGCGAAGGATAAACAATCTGTGGAACCAGCCTTTTTTGCGGGTTCGGCTGGTGAGTACAAACTTCCGGACAAGCTTCCAGATGAGCTAGTATTTGTAGACAAAGAAGGGAATGAGGTTAAAGCAAGCAGCTCGAGTGGTTTTACAAACAAACAGGCTGCATCGTCCGAAGGTCCAATCGTAAAGAAACATGGTTCTGGAAACGATTCAAATGACATTTCTGATAAGGTTAGCAACGTCAGCAGCAGTTCTGGACTGACACGTAAAACTGACGACAAGCTCGAAGTGTTGACTGATTTaaaggaagaggaggaggaggaagaagagcAAGAGGAAGAAGAAGAGAATCCACGTTTCCTGAGTACCGGTGAAAGTGTAATGGAAACTGTAGGTGAAATTCAAGAGGCAAGCGAAGATTAA